A region of Paenibacillus thiaminolyticus DNA encodes the following proteins:
- a CDS encoding mechanosensitive ion channel family protein: MLETMDWSRWLSAAGVLLLFLLFRKLFTNYLFALLMRGLSRSKGATHFLAAFEKPMQFFFVLIGIYLACKMVIPPGGALLPAIDKIYRNAFIVLIAWGLYHTAARSSSIFSGLSARLGLDESSMLIPFLSKVLRFLVVVIAITMIASEWGYSINGVVAGLGLGSLAIALAAQDTLSNFLGGIVIITEKPFSKGDWIMTPTVEGTVEDITFRSSKIRTFAHSLVTVPNATLAGQAITNWSRMGKRRVTFTLNVALDSDREQLQAAIAKMDARLRENEAVDPDVIMVRFSEFNESSLGIFFYYFTKTTVWAEYLKHKEQINLMIMEVLEEEGILLALPSQRLYVEAGPSPQRFPL; encoded by the coding sequence ATGTTAGAGACTATGGATTGGAGCCGGTGGCTGAGCGCCGCCGGGGTATTGCTGCTGTTTTTGCTGTTCCGCAAGCTGTTCACGAACTATCTGTTCGCCCTGCTGATGCGCGGACTGTCGCGCTCAAAGGGGGCCACGCATTTTTTGGCGGCGTTCGAGAAGCCGATGCAATTTTTTTTCGTCCTGATCGGTATATATCTGGCCTGCAAAATGGTTATTCCTCCAGGCGGAGCCTTGCTGCCCGCCATCGATAAAATTTACCGTAACGCCTTCATCGTCCTCATCGCTTGGGGACTCTACCATACGGCGGCCCGCTCTTCCAGCATATTCAGCGGGCTGTCGGCGAGGCTCGGGCTCGATGAGTCGAGCATGCTGATTCCTTTCTTATCCAAGGTGCTGCGCTTCCTCGTGGTCGTCATTGCGATAACGATGATCGCCTCGGAGTGGGGGTACAGCATTAATGGCGTTGTCGCGGGACTTGGCCTGGGCAGTCTGGCGATAGCGCTGGCCGCTCAGGACACGCTCAGCAATTTTCTGGGCGGCATCGTCATTATTACGGAGAAGCCCTTCTCCAAGGGCGATTGGATTATGACTCCGACCGTCGAAGGGACGGTCGAAGATATTACGTTCCGCAGCTCGAAAATCCGCACCTTCGCCCATTCGCTCGTTACGGTGCCGAATGCGACGCTGGCGGGCCAGGCGATTACGAATTGGAGCCGGATGGGCAAGCGGCGGGTCACGTTCACCTTGAACGTCGCGCTCGATTCGGATCGCGAGCAGCTGCAGGCGGCCATCGCCAAAATGGACGCGCGCCTGCGGGAGAACGAAGCGGTAGACCCGGACGTTATTATGGTACGGTTCAGCGAATTCAACGAAAGCAGTCTGGGCATCTTTTTCTATTATTTCACCAAGACGACGGTATGGGCCGAATATTTGAAGCATAAGGAGCAGATCAATCTGATGATTATGGAGGTGCTTGAGGAAGAGGGAATTTTGCTCGCGCTGCCAAGCCAGCGGCTCTATGTGGAAGCGGGCCCTTCGCCTCAGCGTTTTCCGTTGTAG
- a CDS encoding GrpB family protein, producing the protein METVVIVDYDPDWVRDYEQEKRVIEEALSDIVAAVEHIGSTSVPGLGAKPIIDIMAGIHRLEALTEVHIERLAAIGYEYVPKPEWPERRFFRRGRWRAGTHHLHIYRYRDPHWEAHLLFRDYVRAHPDVREQYRQLKLELASLHPYDRVEYTRRKAPFIERVLRLAREEDRSPS; encoded by the coding sequence ATGGAAACGGTCGTCATTGTGGACTATGACCCGGACTGGGTACGCGACTACGAGCAGGAGAAGCGGGTTATCGAGGAGGCGCTGTCGGATATCGTCGCCGCGGTGGAGCATATCGGCAGCACCTCGGTTCCCGGTCTGGGTGCCAAGCCGATCATTGATATTATGGCCGGCATTCATCGGTTGGAGGCGCTGACCGAGGTGCATATCGAGCGCCTGGCCGCGATCGGCTACGAGTACGTGCCGAAGCCGGAATGGCCGGAACGCCGATTTTTCAGGCGTGGACGCTGGCGGGCCGGTACGCATCATCTGCATATATACCGGTATCGGGATCCCCATTGGGAAGCGCACTTGCTGTTCCGCGATTATGTAAGAGCCCACCCGGATGTCCGGGAGCAATATAGGCAATTGAAGCTTGAATTGGCCAGCCTGCATCCGTATGATCGCGTCGAATATACGCGGCGGAAGGCGCCGTTCATTGAGCGTGTGCTGCGTCTAGCGCGTGAGGAAGACCGAAGCCCGTCCTGA